From Nguyenibacter vanlangensis, one genomic window encodes:
- a CDS encoding amidohydrolase family protein, with protein MKADLLLKDGQIVWPGLGTGRGSVAVRDGKIAAILAPGEDIPAHRVIPCHGTWIMPGLIDPHTHFGFGAGDDDFRTESRSAALGGVTSYLSFHRSADLADSTPRWIAAGERLSCLDFGCHFGLTSLRHVAQLPEVMERFGVNSAKLYLMYKGASGAAKGFTEIDDGLLFAAMRQLASLSGSVLGVHCENVEVIPGLRTPLREAGRDDLAAWDEQSPDFLEAENVFRVGYFSEKTRCRVNIVHLSAGEGLDIVQMLRARSHPAPIEVETCAHYLSLSTDSTAGLLGKVNPPLRGRRDVDALWNGIAKGQILTVGSDHVPRKRATKGPDIWQASAGFPGIATLLPVLITEGWHQRGIPPERLAAVTSANVAALYRIPGKGSMRVGDDADLVVVDPDCERVVQAATLESHSDYSPYEGMTLRGWPSLTVAGGRVMMENGTLTDEAETRRGRYLHRTSGAG; from the coding sequence ATGAAGGCTGACCTCTTGCTCAAGGACGGGCAGATCGTCTGGCCCGGCCTCGGAACGGGCCGGGGCTCCGTCGCCGTCCGCGACGGAAAGATCGCCGCCATCCTCGCCCCGGGCGAAGACATTCCCGCCCATCGTGTGATTCCCTGTCACGGTACCTGGATCATGCCGGGGCTGATCGACCCGCACACCCATTTCGGTTTTGGAGCGGGCGACGACGATTTCCGCACGGAATCCCGCTCGGCGGCGCTGGGTGGCGTCACGTCCTATCTCAGTTTCCACCGCTCCGCCGACCTCGCGGATTCCACCCCCCGCTGGATCGCCGCCGGCGAACGGCTTTCCTGTCTCGATTTCGGCTGCCATTTCGGCCTGACCAGCCTGCGCCACGTCGCCCAGTTGCCCGAGGTCATGGAGCGTTTCGGCGTCAATTCAGCGAAACTCTACCTGATGTACAAAGGCGCTTCCGGTGCCGCGAAGGGCTTCACCGAAATCGACGACGGGCTACTGTTCGCGGCAATGCGCCAACTGGCATCCCTGTCCGGCTCGGTGCTGGGTGTGCATTGCGAGAATGTCGAAGTCATTCCCGGCCTGCGTACTCCGCTGCGCGAAGCCGGCCGCGACGATCTGGCGGCCTGGGACGAACAGAGCCCCGATTTCCTCGAAGCCGAGAACGTGTTCCGCGTCGGCTATTTCAGCGAAAAGACACGCTGCCGGGTCAACATCGTACACCTGTCGGCCGGCGAGGGGCTCGATATCGTCCAGATGCTGCGCGCTCGCAGCCATCCCGCCCCGATAGAGGTCGAGACCTGCGCCCACTACCTGTCCCTGTCGACCGACAGCACCGCCGGCCTGCTGGGCAAGGTCAATCCCCCGCTGCGCGGCCGGCGCGATGTCGACGCCTTGTGGAACGGCATTGCAAAAGGGCAGATTCTCACCGTCGGTTCCGATCACGTCCCACGCAAGCGCGCGACCAAGGGCCCCGACATATGGCAGGCATCGGCGGGGTTTCCCGGCATCGCGACCCTGCTGCCGGTGCTGATCACCGAAGGATGGCACCAGCGCGGCATCCCGCCCGAACGCCTGGCGGCCGTCACATCGGCAAACGTCGCGGCTCTGTATCGCATTCCCGGCAAAGGCTCCATGCGGGTCGGCGACGACGCCGACCTGGTGGTCGTCGATCCCGATTGCGAAAGGGTGGTGCAGGCGGCGACGCTGGAATCGCACTCCGACTATTCGCCGTACGAGGGGATGACATTGCGTGGCTGGCCGTCCCTGACAGTTGCCGGAGGCCGCGTCATGATGGAAAACGGCACCCTGACGGACGAAGCGGAGACACGTCGCGGCCGCTATCTCCACCGTACGTCCGGCGCGGGGTGA
- a CDS encoding GntR family transcriptional regulator encodes MDGQEEDDSARSLGEALFRDILALIHSGGIAPGATLGEATLARQFGVSRGPVREAIRRLQGIGLVTREPFARARVALLDRAAVDDLFDMRVALEGRACALAATRMDESAITCLLAALEQARRRDLGDPDIPPDDFDFHLQLIEHASSPRISAVLGGDLYPLLRLYRRWSGARPERKSVAYQEHWQILRAIRSRDADLARSLMEQHIEKARANLMTALDASPTIRPAPAVQSPAAPAAPILPADQA; translated from the coding sequence ATGGACGGTCAGGAGGAAGACGACAGCGCCCGCTCGCTGGGCGAAGCGCTGTTTCGTGACATCCTGGCCCTGATCCATTCGGGCGGGATCGCCCCCGGCGCCACGCTGGGCGAAGCGACCCTGGCCCGTCAGTTCGGCGTCAGCCGCGGCCCGGTGCGCGAGGCGATACGCCGCCTGCAGGGCATCGGCCTGGTCACCCGCGAGCCTTTCGCCCGCGCACGCGTGGCATTGCTGGACAGGGCAGCGGTAGACGACCTGTTCGACATGCGCGTCGCACTGGAAGGCCGCGCCTGCGCCCTGGCCGCCACCCGCATGGACGAGTCCGCGATCACCTGCCTGCTGGCCGCGCTCGAGCAGGCGCGTCGCCGCGACCTGGGCGATCCCGACATCCCCCCCGACGATTTCGACTTTCACCTCCAGTTGATCGAGCATGCGAGCAGCCCGCGCATCTCGGCGGTCTTGGGCGGCGATCTCTATCCGCTGCTCCGGCTCTATCGCCGCTGGTCCGGCGCCCGGCCGGAACGCAAGAGCGTCGCATACCAGGAACATTGGCAGATCCTGCGCGCAATCCGCTCGCGCGACGCTGACCTGGCCCGCTCGCTGATGGAACAGCATATCGAAAAGGCGCGCGCCAACCTCATGACCGCGCTGGACGCATCGCCCACCATCCGACCAGCGCCAGCAGTGCAATCACCAGCGGCACCAGCCGCTCCGATCCTTCCAGCAGACCAAGCGTAA
- a CDS encoding APC family permease: MTAAPSGRLRGELGLADVVAQAASGVGPIYSAIVFVPLVTVGASGFGAGGAVPLCILIAAFLLMAVARVFAGFARQVRTPGSLYDYLKLSLGRRAGTVFGLLFYACAIAAFVNGTLTFGGLAATMADHLTGHVLPWWLGALGGLALVALSVSRGITMAVHLQLAISVVSIGAVGLFSAWVLVQSPHLPAVAQAGLLPAAQGHGLAGVMMGLSFAFFMYGGFEGAASLAEECRNPTRAIPCAMILTIWVNAAFYLLTAFAALAGFGADAGRLGGQEMPLLALAADPRYGGPAIEGILMTMTLADVLAMITAGSIAIARGLLCLARDGVLPAAFARTSNGRGVPVLPNLVLLGGTAALVAAIRIATGPVPGQESYMGWFIWIGTFASLNLLIAWCATCIGGFVMGRLPGGGSEMRFCAATGTLATLAVIGVTLGLLEGSERLVPLVIALLALVGWWAMRPARS; this comes from the coding sequence ATGACCGCCGCGCCTTCCGGCCGTCTGCGCGGCGAACTCGGCCTGGCCGACGTGGTGGCCCAGGCCGCCTCGGGCGTCGGGCCGATCTATTCGGCGATCGTCTTCGTGCCGCTGGTGACGGTGGGGGCTTCGGGCTTCGGCGCGGGCGGGGCGGTGCCGCTGTGCATTCTGATCGCCGCGTTTCTGCTGATGGCCGTTGCCCGTGTCTTTGCGGGTTTCGCGCGGCAGGTCCGCACGCCGGGATCGTTGTACGATTACCTCAAGCTTTCTCTCGGGCGTCGGGCGGGCACCGTGTTCGGGCTGCTGTTCTATGCCTGTGCGATTGCGGCCTTCGTCAACGGTACGCTGACTTTCGGCGGGCTGGCGGCCACGATGGCCGACCATCTGACCGGCCATGTGCTGCCATGGTGGCTGGGGGCGCTGGGTGGACTGGCACTGGTGGCGCTGTCGGTTTCCCGCGGCATCACGATGGCGGTGCATCTGCAGCTTGCCATCAGCGTCGTGTCGATCGGTGCCGTCGGGCTGTTCTCCGCCTGGGTTCTGGTGCAGTCGCCGCATCTTCCGGCGGTGGCGCAGGCGGGTCTGCTGCCGGCGGCGCAGGGGCACGGGCTGGCCGGTGTCATGATGGGGCTGAGCTTCGCCTTTTTCATGTATGGCGGTTTCGAGGGGGCGGCGAGTCTGGCCGAGGAATGCCGCAACCCGACGCGGGCCATTCCGTGCGCCATGATCCTGACGATCTGGGTCAATGCGGCCTTCTACCTGCTGACGGCCTTTGCGGCCCTGGCCGGGTTCGGTGCCGACGCGGGGCGCCTGGGCGGACAGGAGATGCCGCTGCTGGCCCTGGCGGCGGACCCACGCTACGGCGGGCCGGCGATCGAGGGCATTCTGATGACGATGACCCTTGCCGACGTACTGGCGATGATTACGGCCGGCAGCATCGCCATCGCGCGCGGGTTGCTGTGTCTGGCGCGTGACGGGGTGCTGCCCGCCGCCTTTGCCCGCACCAGCAACGGGCGCGGGGTGCCGGTGCTGCCCAATCTGGTCTTGCTGGGCGGAACGGCGGCGCTGGTGGCCGCGATCCGCATTGCGACGGGGCCGGTACCGGGACAGGAATCCTATATGGGGTGGTTCATCTGGATCGGCACATTTGCCAGCCTGAACCTGCTGATCGCCTGGTGTGCGACCTGCATCGGCGGATTCGTGATGGGGCGGCTACCCGGGGGAGGTAGCGAGATGCGGTTCTGCGCGGCGACCGGCACGCTCGCGACCCTGGCGGTGATCGGGGTTACGCTTGGTCTGCTGGAAGGATCGGAGCGGCTGGTGCCGCTGGTGATTGCACTGCTGGCGCTGGTCGGATGGTGGGCGATGCGTCCAGCGCGGTCATGA